In Sphingobacterium zeae, one genomic interval encodes:
- a CDS encoding M61 family metallopeptidase: protein MDSDHLNIPEIHFEVSFSEVQAHYIEVKMSITNLNQPYVDLKMPVWSPGSYLIREYAKNVERFRPLDKTGNTINYQKISKNTWRIPTESLDQIEVVYAVYGFEASVRTNFFDSDHAFIVPTATFFYIDNRIDHPTTVSIDLKDTWTSISTGLEQIEEHKFYAPNFDILYDSPIEAGNQDIWKFHAAGVEHECAMVGGGSYDKARLTKDITRIVEEETRIWGSNPNKRYVIITHNYQSGGGGLEHLNSTVLGASRNAYLNETSYKNYLSLVAHEYFHLWNVKRLRPKALGPFNYDAENYTTGLWIMEGFTSYYDNLIIKRCGFYSEKEYLSLLANDFNIVLNRPGHAIQSAAASSFDTWIKHYRPDENSINSGISYYNKGAMLTALLDIKIIAATEGKLKLDDVIREAYEEFFLKLDRGFEENEFKSLAERIAGTSLDDIFDAAHQDGELDYNDYFNLVGYEIIDTNVNNSTLTLGITTNKVDGLISVATVEKDSGAYEAGLNVRDELIAINNIRLDVKDKEIDFIVQHAKEGELLNFLVARDGLVREIPVHIRKNTKKIYEIRPLKDQTFLQELLGKIWMA, encoded by the coding sequence ATGGATAGTGACCATTTAAACATACCCGAAATACATTTTGAAGTATCATTTTCAGAAGTGCAAGCTCATTATATTGAGGTGAAAATGAGCATAACAAATCTCAACCAGCCTTATGTCGATCTAAAAATGCCGGTATGGTCTCCTGGATCCTATTTGATTCGCGAATACGCTAAAAATGTAGAACGATTCCGACCGCTTGACAAAACGGGAAATACAATCAACTATCAAAAAATTTCTAAAAATACCTGGCGAATACCTACAGAATCGTTGGATCAAATTGAAGTAGTCTATGCCGTCTATGGGTTTGAAGCTTCAGTACGTACTAATTTTTTTGATAGCGACCATGCTTTTATTGTACCCACAGCGACGTTCTTCTATATTGATAACCGGATAGATCATCCGACTACAGTCAGCATAGATTTAAAAGATACTTGGACGAGCATATCAACCGGGCTTGAGCAAATTGAGGAGCATAAATTTTATGCGCCAAATTTTGATATCTTGTACGATAGTCCCATCGAAGCCGGTAATCAGGATATCTGGAAATTCCATGCTGCAGGTGTAGAACATGAGTGTGCCATGGTCGGAGGGGGAAGTTATGATAAAGCACGATTGACAAAAGATATCACCCGTATTGTTGAAGAAGAAACCCGTATTTGGGGTTCTAACCCAAATAAGCGTTATGTTATTATTACACATAATTATCAGTCTGGAGGTGGTGGGTTAGAACATCTCAATTCCACAGTTTTGGGGGCGTCAAGAAATGCCTATCTTAACGAGACCAGTTACAAAAATTACCTGAGCCTTGTGGCGCATGAGTATTTTCATCTTTGGAATGTGAAACGCTTACGTCCAAAAGCTTTAGGACCGTTCAATTACGATGCCGAAAACTATACCACGGGACTATGGATTATGGAAGGATTCACTTCGTATTATGATAACCTCATTATTAAACGATGTGGATTCTATAGCGAAAAAGAATACCTCTCTTTGTTAGCTAACGATTTTAATATTGTATTGAATCGTCCCGGGCATGCAATACAGTCTGCAGCTGCCTCAAGTTTCGATACCTGGATTAAACATTATAGACCGGATGAAAATTCAATAAATTCAGGTATATCTTACTATAATAAAGGTGCGATGCTGACAGCATTGCTGGATATTAAAATTATCGCAGCTACGGAAGGTAAATTAAAATTGGATGATGTTATTCGTGAAGCTTATGAAGAGTTTTTCCTGAAACTCGATCGCGGATTTGAAGAAAATGAATTTAAAAGTCTCGCGGAGCGCATCGCTGGCACTTCGTTAGATGATATTTTCGACGCGGCGCATCAGGATGGCGAACTGGACTATAACGATTATTTCAATCTAGTTGGTTATGAAATTATTGACACAAATGTTAATAACAGCACCTTAACATTAGGGATTACCACAAATAAAGTAGACGGGTTAATCTCAGTAGCAACCGTGGAAAAAGATTCTGGTGCATACGAGGCCGGATTGAATGTCAGAGATGAACTCATTGCAATCAACAACATCAGACTCGATGTTAAAGATAAAGAAATTGATTTCATTGTTCAGCATGCCAAAGAGGGAGAACTATTAAACTTTTTGGTGGCCCGGGATGGTTTGGTGCGCGAGATACCGGTCCATATCAGAAAGAATACTAAAAAGATTTATGAGATCCGTCCGCTCAAAGATCAAACCTTCCTGCAGGAATTATTGGGTAAAATCTGGATGGCTTAA